The genomic interval ggttgaactccatctgccagtgctcagcccacttctgcatcctatcaatgtctctctgcaatcttcgacaatcctctacactatctacaacaccaccaacctttgtgtcatctgcaaacttgccaacccatccttctacccccacatccaggtcgttagtaAAAattacgaaaagtagaggtcccagaacagatccttgtgggataccactagtcacaaccctccaatctgaatgtactccctccaccacaaccctctgccttctgcaggcaagccaattctgaatctacctggtcaaacttccctggatcccatgccttctgactttctgaataagcctaccatgtggaaccttgtcaaatgctttactaaaatccatgtagatcacatccactgcactaccctcatctatatgtctggtcacctcctcaaagaactctatcaggcttgttaggcacgatctgcccttcacaaaaccatgctgactgtccctgatcagaccatgattctctaaatgcccatagatcctatctctaagaatcttttccaacagctttcccaccacggaCGTAAGGGTCACTGGActgtaattacccggactatccctactacttttttgaacaaggggacaaaattcgcctccctccaatcctccggtgccattcctgtggacaacgaggacataaagattctagccagaggctcagcaatctctttcctcacctcatggagcagcctggggaatattccatcaggccccggggacttatccatcctaatgtattttaacaactccaacacctcctctctcttaatatcaacatgttccagaacatcaacctcactcttACTGTCCTCACCAtgatcaagttccctctcattggtgaatactgaagagaagtattcattgaggacctcgctcacttccacagcctccaggcacatcttcccacttttatctctaatcggtcctacctttactcctgtcattcttttgttcttcacataattgaagaatgccttggggttttcctttgccctactcaccaatgccttctcttgaccccttcttgctcttctcagacccttcttaagctcctttcttgctaccctatattcctcaatagacccatctgatccttgcttcctaaacctcatctatgctgccttcttccacccgaccagattttccacttcacttgtcacccatggtttcttcaccctaccattctttatcttcctcaccaggacaaatttatccctaacatcctgcaagagatccttaaacattgaccccatgtccatagtacatttccctgaaaaatcatcatcccaattcacatctgcaagttctagccttatagcctcataatttgcccttccccaattaaaaattttcctgtcttctctgattctatccttttccatgataatgctaaaggtcagggaatggtgatcactgtcccccagatgctcactcactgacagatctgtgacctgagcCGGTTCGTTACCTTATACTAGTTCTAGTATGGCaatccccctagtcagcctgtcaacatactgtgacaggaatccatcttgaacacacttaacaaactctgccccatctaaacccttggaactaatcaagtgccaatcaatattagggaagttaaagtcacccatgataacaaccctgttatttttgcacctttccaaaatctgcctcccaatctgctccttggtatctctgctgctaccagggggcctatagaatacccccagtattgtaactgctcccttcctgttcctgacttacaCCCATACTGACTGAAAAGATGATCCTGctgcattacccaccctttctgcagctgtaatagtattcctgaccagtaatgccacccctcctccccttttttcccccctctctatcccttttaaagcactgaaatccaggaatattgagaatccattcctgccctggtgccagccaagtctccgtaatggccactacatcataattccatgtatgtatcccagctctcagttcatcacccttgttcctgatgcttcttgcattgaagttcacgcactttagcccttctaccttactacctttacaccctttattctgctgctctttcctcaaagtccctctgtatgttagatctggcttttctccatgcacatctttcacTGCTGTAttgctccaggtcccatcccccttgcaaattagtttaaaccctcctgaaccatgctagcaaacctaccagtaaggatattgctccccctcgagttcaggtgcaacccatctaatctgtacaggtcccaccttccccagaagagatcccaatggtccaaaaatctaaaagcctgccccctgcaccaactcctcagccacgcattcaactgccatctcctccaattcttagcATCTTAATtctcacgtagtactggcagcaatcctgagaatgccaccgttaaggtcctgttcttcagccttctgcccagttcccaaaactcacacaTGAGGACCTCATCTCTCTTCCTGCCTATATCGTTGGTCCTaatatgtatcacgacttctggttgctttccctctcgtaccaggatgtcatgcacccggtcagagacatcccggaccctggcaccggggaggcaacaagccatgcgggtttccttctcacgtccacaatatctcctgtctgctcccctgactatagagtctccaatgatggcagctctcctcttctccatcccatccttctgcaccacagggtcagactcagtgccagaggccctgccaccatggctcacacctggtcagtcatcctcaccaacagcatccaggacggtaaacttattattcaggggaatggttacaggggtgctctgcactacctgtctataattcaattatattatgatcaatgactcctaagggttcctttacgttaagctccttaataagatctggattattacacaacacctaatctaAGATAGCCCTTCCTCGAgtagctcaagcacaagctgctctaaaaagccatcttgtaggcatctaacaaattccctctcttgcgatttGACACCAACctagttttcccaatccccttgtatATTGAAGTTCTGCAATACAATTGTATCATTATCTTTATTACagtacatgccttttccagccccctttgcaatctcaaccccacatcttggctactacttggaggcctatatatgattcccataatgttttttttacccttgcagtttcttaactccccCACGAAAATAtggcattctctgaccctatgtcacctttttctaaagatgtaattctatctcttatcaacagagccacaccaccacctatgccttcccaCTTGTCCTTTCGATATAAAgtttatcctttgatgttaagctcccatctatggccttctttcagcttgATTCAGCAtagcccacaacgtcataccaaccaatctctgaTTCCACCATGAGTCAGTTCACATTATTCCAAATGCTGTGCGCATTTAAATATGGCAACTTCAGTTCtttattctttgcccttttgaattttgcctctgaggtacaatttaactctttgctctgtctgcattgtaGCCAGTTATTGGCTTGTTCTTACTACATTCATGTTATGTCCACCAtccacttgtaaacctgctggctcatcctcagctctatcacactGGTTCTCATCACCCTGCCATATTAaattaaaccactcccaacagctccaaTAAACctccccgcaaggatattgggcccccttggattcaagtgcaactgtccattttgtacagatcacccctgccccagaagaggttccagtTAACCAGATATCTGGATCCCTGATACCTTGCTccagttcttcagccatgcatttatctgccaccttattttattcctatcctcactgtcacatggcataAGCAGCAATTCCCAAGATTactaacaaaagaaaatctgcagatgctggaaatccgagcaacacacacaaaatgctgggggacctcagcagaccaagcagcatcttatggggaaaaaagtacagttgatgctttgggctgaaaagttgactgtacatttttccataagatgctgcctggactgctgagttcttccagcattttgtgtgtgattccaagattactacccttgaggtcctgcttctccacacccttcctaactccctgtattcttttttgcaggaccttctccctttttctaccaatgtcattggtactaatatgtaccatgacttctggctgctcaccttcccttctcaggatattgtggatgcgttCAGAATCAacatggaccctggcacccgggaggaaaGTTGCCATCcgtgtttgtttttgtgtgtccacagaattgcctatttgttccctaactatagaatcccctattactgctgccatcctctagTCTCTGCCTTTCTaagtcacagggccagactcagtgtcagaggcaCTTACCAGGAaggttcccccccaccccccaacagtggAGTGGTTATTGTTGAGGGGTTCAGCCACagtggtgctctccactatctaacattcttccttccctctcctgacagtgacCCATATATCTGTTTcatgtagccttggggtgacacctccctgtagctccagcctatcactgcctcactttccctaacaagccgaaggtcatcgagctgcagctgcagttccctaactcagtctctaaggagctgctgcTCGATGCACCTGGTACAGATTTGGCCATTGGGGAGGGTGGTGATCTCCCAGATATCGCACATCTGTCACCCAGAAGAGAACACCTGCTCAGCAGAAGTACCCCCTATTCTCATAAGAGTTAgataagaaaaaagaaataaagaatgaacttgcctccacctgttctcactgaagccccattgagccaaagccttaccacCCTGACGATGACTGCTCCCACAATAACTGCTGTGCTAGATGGTACCCCTCTTTTATGGGACTTACTTTTTAAAGCTCTTTACCAGACCTGCATGGGAACATTTCTCCTGCGTCTGGACAGTACTCTACAACATAGATGGAGAACCTGAAAAAATGGAATGAGATGCAAAGTAGAAGAAGTGTAGTTGAGGTAGCTATGGGAATCCGTGGCCTTGAATTGAATATTTGTCACTTATTTGCCCTCTAAGATAGAGACCAAAAATTCCAGAAATGGAAGAGAGAATTTAAAGATTGAGAATGTGAAGGTGAAATCAAGAAAGAAATTGACAGGAAAATTATTACAATTTTTGAGTATAGGGAACAGtaccaatgcagttgttgatgtacTGAGAAAAGAATTGGAGATCTCCTGAGTGGGTCTGGAGTGTTTCACACAGTCCACAGACAGGTAGACATAGCTTGGACCCAGTAGTTAACATAGCTACACATTTCCTCTGGAGCCAGTGGGTAAATTTGAAGGAATTGTGAACACATAGGGCTGAACAGTGTCTGTCTGTGCTGTATAACACTGTGGCTGCTTTCTAAGTATGAGTTTAGCCAGGCAAGATTATGCATTAGTGGAGGGGAATCTTAGACTGTTCAAGGAACAAACAAAGGACACTCAAATCATACGGATAAGGGAGATTGTAGGATTGGGAAACTGAAAGCAGTCAAAATGCCATCAGAAATAACATGCCATCAGAAAGAGAAGAAGGGAGGGAGTGAATAATTTCAACAGGGCAAGAGCAGATTAAAACAATTGGTCTGCCTGGACAATTCTTATGAATCTTGGACAGTAGGTAGAAATGGGCTGAGCAAGGAATAGCTTACTCTTTTGTACTCATAAAAGATCTTTGATTCTTTTTTGATTTTCCTTGGTCTTTTTCAATGCATTCTTATTTCCCTAATTTAACTCCTGTACTTTATATATCCTTTTAGATTTTCCAATGTATTGACTTTTGTTTCCCGCAATAACCTCAGCGTGCATGAATTCATCTTGACAATTGACGTTGGCTGggatccttcttcaggatggaaagGACAGAAGAAAGTGGGTAAaagggaaggagtgcaagctggcaaGTGGTTGATGAAACCATATGAGGAatgaagggggatgaagtaagaagtgataggcagaagaagtaaagggctgagaaAGAAGGAATCATCTTTGACATTTTTGTTTGACATTTCTAGTAAAACCATTAATATGCAGTAAAAGCAAACTTAATAAGAACTGGTCATGCAGCTTCTGTGGAGGCAGAGGATAGCTGAGATCTTGAGTAAAGATACAACATTAAGATTGAGATGTAGAGGGGAGATAACCAGTATATAGAGGTGAGAAAGTGGGATGAGAGAGGGTATGGTAACAATAGGATGATGGTCAAATGGAACCAGGTCGTGGAAGAGAATAGGTGGAATTGGGAGACAATGACTGGTGAGTGATGGGTAGAAACGGATAAGGAAACAAAtaattgcagctttataaaaccctggttaggccaCAAACAGAGTATTGCattccatagaacactacagcacagtacaggcccttcagccctccatgttgtggcgacccatataatccttaaaaaaaagtactaaacccacactactccataaccttccatttttctttcatccatgtacctgtccaagaggctcttaaatacccctaatgttttagcctccaccaccatccctggtaagtcattccaggcactcacaaccctctgtgtaaaaaaaaacacaaacaaaaaaaaaacttacccctgatgtctcccctaaacttccctcccttaactttgtacatacgccctctggtgtttgctattggtgccctgggaaacaggtactgaccagTACTAACAGGTTGCCGCATTACAGGAAGAAtttggaggctttggagaagatgcagaagagtttaatcaggatgctgcctggattgctgGGCATGTGTTATTTGAGgctgaacaaacttgggttgtttgctCTGGAGCAGCGAAGGCTGAGGGGACACCTGATAGAAGtctataaggttatgagaggtatagatagagtagacagctgtTACCTTTCCTCAAATATCTAAAACAACAAGATTAgatatttaaagtgaaagggaCAAagatcaaaggagatgtgcaggccaTGTGTTTTTACACACTGCAGTGGTGCCTGGAGTGCCTTGCTAAAGGAGGTAGTGAAGGCAATTTTGAGAGGAACATTTATCACTATTCTTTTCTGCAGGTGAGGGGGTTGGGAGCTGTTATTGTCACAGTTTTTTTCTGTGAAGGAGGGGGATTTTGTTGTCcatgagttttgtttcttttcgtTATTGTACCAGGGTGGGGGAGTTGGTGTCTTGTTTTTCATCAACAGCTATGGTCTTCTTGTATTTATTTAATGGCTATctagagaagacaaatatcaTAGTTGTACTGTACATGCATACTTAGACAATAAAGTGAATTTTTGATCCTTTAGGAAGTTCTTGGATagtcacatgaatgtgcagagaatggagggatatgggcatttATAGAGGCAGAGGAATTAGTTTAAGACATTTCAGTtatttagtttggcacaacactaTGGGACAAAGGGCCagtgctgtgctgtactattcataatcagaatcaggtttattatcactgataaatGTCGTGAAAAATGTTGCTTTGTTGCGGCAgtatagtgcaagacataaacaattactataagttacaacaagaaataaacagtgcaaaagaggaatagtaaggtagtgttcatataTTCGTAGAACATTCACaaatctgatagcagaagggaagaagctgttactaaaatgttgagtgtgtgtcttcatgattgcatcaatattttgggcaaGATAGATCCACTGAGATGTTGATGCTCAGGAACTCGAAGCTGTTCACCTTTGCCACTGGTGATCCCTTAATAAGcactgatgtgtgttctcctgacttctcctttctgaagtctgcaatcagttccttggccttGACAACATTGAGTGTAAAGTTGTTGTGACAACACTCAAACAGCCGATCTATCGCATTCCTGTACAACTCCTTCTTATCTGAGATTCTGCCTGCAACAGTGGTGTAATTggcgaatttatagatggtgtttgtgctgtgcctagccacacagtcatgagtttagtgagagtacagca from Hypanus sabinus isolate sHypSab1 chromosome 3, sHypSab1.hap1, whole genome shotgun sequence carries:
- the mnd1 gene encoding meiotic nuclear division protein 1 homolog isoform X1; the protein is MSKRKGLSFEEKQSRMMEIFFETKDVFQLKDLEKIAPKEKGITSVSVKEVLQSLVDDAMVDTDRIGTSNYFWAFPSKGLHVRNQKLEKLKRQDLLPFSTNVIGTNMYHDFWLLTFPSQDIVDAFRINMDPGTREESCHPCLFLCVHRIAYLFPNYRIPYYCCHPLVSAFLSHRARLSVRGTYQEGSPPPPNSGVVIVEGFSHSGALHYLTFFLPSPDSDPYICFM
- the mnd1 gene encoding meiotic nuclear division protein 1 homolog isoform X2, with the translated sequence MMEIFFETKDVFQLKDLEKIAPKEKGITSVSVKEVLQSLVDDAMVDTDRIGTSNYFWAFPSKGLHVRNQKLEKLKRQDLLPFSTNVIGTNMYHDFWLLTFPSQDIVDAFRINMDPGTREESCHPCLFLCVHRIAYLFPNYRIPYYCCHPLVSAFLSHRARLSVRGTYQEGSPPPPNSGVVIVEGFSHSGALHYLTFFLPSPDSDPYICFM